The Verrucomicrobiota bacterium genome includes a window with the following:
- a CDS encoding ABC transporter permease, whose protein sequence is MLSKTWVNIAARFLALIVVFLFFAIFVEDGKFYSLRNLENIVRQSSVYATVALGMTFVIITAGIDLSVGSIIALAVVVVAWTLNLQIDGPAGELVYLVHQYPTATPILACLLAIGASTCVGLLNGALIVRLRIVPFIVTLGSMGIIRGLAKGIASERDIYPPEETWIGGLMDPTLTNQAKSWMLFPPGVWILILCIAIASFILRYTRFGRHVYAVGSNEETARLCGVPVGRTKLIVYGLTGFFCALAGFMQFSYIGGVGQPTTGVMYELFVIAAVIIGGASFSGGEGSILGTIIGALIITILYMGGQQMGWPKWVQEMVIGGIIILAVAVDRMRHRKFA, encoded by the coding sequence ATGTTATCCAAAACGTGGGTCAATATAGCCGCACGATTTCTCGCGTTGATCGTGGTCTTCTTATTTTTCGCAATCTTTGTCGAAGACGGAAAATTCTACTCGCTAAGGAATTTGGAAAACATCGTTCGCCAAAGCTCCGTCTACGCGACCGTTGCCCTGGGAATGACTTTTGTAATTATCACAGCGGGCATCGATCTATCGGTTGGATCCATCATCGCACTTGCTGTTGTCGTTGTCGCCTGGACACTTAATCTTCAAATAGATGGTCCCGCCGGCGAACTCGTTTACCTCGTTCATCAATACCCAACGGCAACTCCTATTCTAGCCTGTCTACTCGCCATAGGCGCATCGACCTGCGTTGGATTGCTCAATGGAGCGCTGATAGTTCGCTTACGAATAGTTCCGTTCATCGTCACACTCGGGTCTATGGGGATCATTCGAGGTTTAGCAAAAGGAATAGCCAGCGAACGGGATATCTATCCGCCGGAGGAAACCTGGATCGGAGGCCTTATGGACCCTACCCTCACCAACCAGGCAAAGAGCTGGATGCTATTTCCACCAGGAGTATGGATCTTGATCCTTTGCATCGCCATCGCATCCTTTATTCTAAGATACACCCGCTTTGGTCGACACGTATACGCCGTGGGCTCAAACGAAGAAACAGCTCGGCTGTGTGGAGTACCGGTCGGTCGGACAAAACTTATTGTCTATGGATTGACCGGGTTCTTTTGCGCACTCGCAGGCTTCATGCAGTTTTCCTATATTGGCGGGGTCGGCCAACCAACGACTGGAGTCATGTACGAATTATTTGTGATCGCCGCTGTCATCATCGGTGGTGCCAGTTTCTCCGGTGGCGAAGGTTCCATTTTAGGAACCATCATCGGAGCTCTCATCATAACGATACTCTACATGGGTGGCCAACAAATGGGCTGGCCAAAATGGGTTCAGGAAATGGTCATCGGGGGCATCATCATTCTCGCCGTAGCTGTTGACCGAATGAGACATCGGAAATTCGCCTAG
- a CDS encoding pyridoxal phosphate-dependent aminotransferase: MHFSQRVEALAPSVTLAIDAKAKEMKAAGIDVVGFGTGQPDFDTPDFIKDAAKKALDEGFTKYTAAAGIPELRQAIADKFKRENGLDYKASQVVVSCGGKHSIYNVMMVLCEEGDEVIIPAPYWLSYPEIVKLAGATPVILETGDATDFKITPDQLREAITPKTRLFILNSPSNPTGAVYTPDEIKVLGDICIEKEVLIMSDEIYEHLLYDGAVHKSVASFSQAHQDQTIIVHGFAKAWSMTGWRLGFIAAPEPIAKKIAAIQSHSTSNPTSFAQKGGVVALVEPMNHLAGWLEAFAERRAYACDKLSSIPGMSCYRSQGAFYLFPNISKFGLNSSEFCSRLLEEESVAAVPGLAFGADEYIRISYATSMEQIVKGLDRIEQFCSRLV, translated from the coding sequence ATACATTTCTCACAACGGGTAGAAGCACTTGCTCCATCAGTCACGCTGGCCATCGATGCCAAGGCCAAGGAAATGAAGGCAGCCGGAATTGACGTGGTCGGCTTTGGAACGGGTCAGCCCGATTTCGACACTCCGGACTTTATTAAAGATGCCGCCAAGAAAGCCCTGGATGAAGGATTTACCAAATATACGGCTGCGGCCGGAATCCCCGAATTGCGCCAGGCGATCGCGGACAAATTCAAACGCGAAAACGGCCTAGATTATAAAGCGAGCCAGGTAGTGGTTTCCTGCGGTGGTAAGCACTCCATCTACAATGTGATGATGGTGCTCTGCGAAGAGGGCGATGAGGTAATCATTCCCGCACCCTATTGGTTGAGCTATCCCGAGATCGTAAAACTTGCCGGGGCAACTCCGGTTATTCTGGAGACGGGCGATGCAACGGATTTCAAAATAACACCCGATCAACTGCGGGAGGCTATAACTCCGAAGACCCGCTTGTTTATTCTGAACTCACCGAGTAATCCAACGGGAGCTGTTTATACACCCGACGAAATAAAAGTCCTGGGCGATATTTGTATCGAAAAAGAAGTGCTCATTATGAGTGATGAAATTTATGAACACCTTCTGTATGATGGAGCGGTTCATAAAAGCGTGGCCTCATTCTCCCAGGCCCACCAGGATCAAACCATTATTGTGCATGGATTCGCAAAAGCCTGGAGCATGACGGGATGGCGACTCGGTTTCATCGCCGCGCCTGAACCTATTGCCAAAAAAATTGCAGCTATCCAAAGCCACAGCACCAGCAATCCGACCTCCTTTGCTCAAAAAGGCGGAGTCGTTGCATTGGTCGAGCCGATGAACCATCTCGCTGGTTGGTTGGAAGCGTTTGCGGAACGAAGAGCCTACGCGTGCGATAAGCTTTCCTCGATTCCCGGGATGAGTTGCTACCGCAGCCAAGGTGCATTCTATCTGTTTCCCAATATTTCAAAATTCGGGCTCAACTCATCAGAATTTTGCAGCCGTTTGCTGGAAGAGGAAAGTGTTGCAGCTGTTCCCGGACTCGCATTCGGGGCGGACGAATACATTCGCATCAGTTATGCAACCAGCATGGAGCAAATCGTGAAAGGCCTGGATCGCATTGAACAGTTTTGCAGTAGGCTTGTTTGA
- a CDS encoding substrate-binding domain-containing protein has translation MKHPKKPTLLFYFLIFICAAFVACTPSKDSASGSSGDDRTVIAAIPKATGGDFWETVEVGARRAATELDVDLKWEGTVTETEIAEQTKIIENMINLGVDAIALAPLNNQAQRKPVKSAVDNGIPVVVFDSDIDGDAHSSFVATDNELGGALAAQYISERLSSNGRIIVFRYVQGTASTTKRAEGFIASAKKAGHTILADPYSESGTLEGSKSVVSNTFERFIENGKLAVDAVFAANLTATLGVSSAIDDLRDGGIQVDLTFVGFDSSKKLVEEVQSGKIDALIVQSPEKMGYLAVKTAYAVSKGQPVEPHIDTGVEVVTVERLKNEPAIRTLVGLK, from the coding sequence ATGAAACACCCAAAGAAACCTACCTTACTGTTCTACTTTCTAATTTTTATTTGCGCGGCTTTTGTTGCATGCACGCCGTCAAAGGACTCCGCATCGGGGTCTTCGGGCGACGATCGAACGGTTATCGCGGCAATACCCAAAGCGACAGGGGGAGATTTTTGGGAAACCGTTGAAGTAGGCGCACGCAGGGCAGCAACTGAGCTGGACGTCGATTTAAAATGGGAAGGCACCGTTACAGAAACCGAGATCGCCGAGCAGACAAAGATTATCGAAAACATGATCAACCTGGGAGTCGATGCGATTGCTCTGGCACCACTCAACAACCAGGCACAAAGAAAGCCGGTCAAGTCTGCAGTGGATAACGGCATCCCCGTCGTCGTATTCGACTCAGATATAGACGGAGATGCCCATTCCAGTTTCGTTGCTACCGACAATGAACTGGGTGGCGCTTTGGCGGCACAATATATTTCCGAACGACTTTCCTCGAACGGTCGCATCATTGTTTTCCGTTACGTCCAGGGAACTGCCAGTACTACAAAACGCGCGGAAGGTTTTATAGCGTCAGCCAAAAAGGCGGGACATACGATTTTGGCCGATCCCTACTCTGAATCTGGTACGCTCGAAGGCTCAAAAAGCGTCGTCTCCAATACTTTTGAACGTTTCATTGAAAATGGCAAACTGGCAGTCGATGCTGTATTCGCCGCAAACCTGACCGCCACCCTGGGTGTTTCATCCGCAATCGACGATCTTAGAGATGGTGGTATCCAGGTGGACCTTACCTTTGTCGGATTTGACAGCTCCAAAAAACTGGTCGAAGAAGTTCAGTCCGGAAAGATTGACGCACTGATCGTACAGAGCCCGGAAAAGATGGGCTATCTTGCTGTCAAAACAGCCTATGCCGTTTCGAAGGGCCAACCAGTAGAACCCCATATCGATACCGGCGTAGAAGTCGTCACCGTGGAGCGATTGAAGAACGAGCCAGCCATTCGAACATTGGTTGGATTGAAATAA
- a CDS encoding sugar ABC transporter ATP-binding protein — MRGIEKRFGATRALKGVDLSVSPGEIMALVGENGAGKSTLMKVLSGAHSPDGGSLYLDGEPYKPTNPLHARESGVAMIYQELSLAPHLSTMENILLGVEPAHRGLIKWKAMKQQAREAMKAVGLESIDPETPVGRLSIAQQQLVEIARAVALESRVLVLDEPTSSLAAKDIEKLFDLVRSLSSKGISVIYISHFLEEVQLLSQRFTVLRDGESVGSGITAEASKDSIIALMVGRSVEELYPRNEHVPGEIVLEVKNLSGPKKPGSSTFQLREGEVFGIAGLIGAGRTELLESIFGLEPVAEGTVTVRGYSGPSTPALRWEQNIGMVSEDRKEQGLALGLSIADNITLPKLQELGPGRLVLPVQQKAACQPWIEKIPIKCESADQRTNDLSGGNQQKVAIARLLHADVNILLLDEPTRGIDVASKAQIYRLIDSLALGDETANRKPKAILLVSSYLPELLGICDRIAVMCRGELGESRPVDDWDEHQLMTAAIGA, encoded by the coding sequence ATGCGGGGTATCGAGAAGCGCTTCGGTGCTACCCGGGCGCTTAAAGGAGTCGATCTCTCGGTATCGCCAGGAGAGATCATGGCTCTTGTTGGAGAAAACGGTGCGGGTAAAAGCACCTTGATGAAAGTACTGTCAGGCGCGCATTCACCTGACGGTGGCTCTCTATACCTGGACGGAGAACCCTATAAGCCAACCAATCCACTTCACGCCAGAGAATCCGGTGTGGCAATGATCTACCAGGAACTCTCACTCGCTCCTCACCTGTCGACGATGGAAAACATTCTACTGGGAGTGGAGCCGGCCCATCGGGGATTGATCAAATGGAAAGCGATGAAACAGCAAGCAAGAGAAGCGATGAAGGCAGTAGGTCTTGAATCGATAGATCCGGAAACTCCCGTGGGAAGGCTTTCAATTGCCCAGCAACAGTTGGTCGAAATCGCCCGTGCCGTTGCGCTCGAAAGTCGTGTTCTCGTCCTGGATGAACCAACAAGCTCGCTGGCTGCCAAGGACATTGAAAAACTTTTTGACCTTGTTCGTTCCCTATCCTCAAAGGGCATTTCCGTTATCTATATTTCCCACTTCCTGGAAGAAGTTCAATTACTCAGCCAACGCTTCACCGTACTTCGAGATGGAGAAAGTGTCGGCAGCGGAATAACCGCAGAAGCGTCCAAGGATTCGATCATAGCCCTCATGGTTGGCCGGAGTGTCGAAGAACTGTACCCGAGGAATGAGCACGTTCCTGGAGAAATTGTCCTGGAAGTAAAAAACCTCTCCGGGCCAAAGAAACCGGGATCATCCACATTTCAACTCAGAGAAGGAGAAGTTTTTGGCATAGCGGGTCTTATAGGAGCCGGCCGCACCGAGCTGCTTGAATCGATATTTGGCCTGGAGCCTGTTGCAGAAGGAACAGTAACCGTAAGGGGATACTCCGGCCCAAGCACACCTGCCCTGAGGTGGGAGCAGAATATAGGAATGGTGAGTGAAGACCGTAAAGAGCAGGGGTTGGCTCTCGGACTGAGCATAGCCGACAATATTACTTTACCAAAACTTCAAGAATTGGGGCCCGGCCGATTGGTGCTGCCTGTTCAACAAAAGGCTGCCTGCCAACCGTGGATTGAAAAGATCCCGATCAAGTGTGAATCAGCGGATCAAAGAACCAATGATCTTTCAGGTGGAAACCAGCAAAAAGTCGCCATTGCCCGACTCCTCCATGCCGATGTTAATATTCTCCTTCTCGACGAACCGACCAGGGGAATCGATGTAGCCTCTAAAGCGCAAATCTACCGGCTTATCGACTCACTGGCCCTCGGAGACGAGACGGCAAACCGCAAACCCAAAGCCATTCTACTAGTGAGCAGCTATCTACCGGAACTCCTCGGCATCTGTGACCGAATCGCAGTGATGTGTCGGGGAGAACTTGGCGAGTCCCGCCCAGTCGATGACTGGGATGAGCACCAGTTAATGACCGCCGCCATAGGCGCATGA